Proteins encoded by one window of Shewanella avicenniae:
- the gmk gene encoding guanylate kinase, translating into MSSRGNLFIVSAPSGAGKSSLISALLGDKPADMQVSVSHTTRQPRPGEVNGQHYHFVAVEEFKQLIADEAFFEWAEVFGNYYGTSRRVIEQTLAQGIDVFLDIDWQGAQQIKQQMPEAIGIFILPPSRDELQRRLTGRGQDSAEVIAARMDKAVSEMSHYNEYDFVIVNDDFEIALTDLRAIIRSQRLTQASQTITHSDMLKGLLAE; encoded by the coding sequence ATGAGTAGTCGTGGAAACCTGTTTATTGTCTCCGCTCCAAGTGGCGCGGGAAAATCTTCGCTGATCTCGGCACTGCTGGGCGATAAGCCTGCGGATATGCAGGTATCGGTCTCTCATACCACTCGCCAACCTCGTCCGGGCGAAGTTAACGGCCAACATTACCACTTTGTCGCCGTGGAAGAATTCAAACAGTTGATTGCTGACGAAGCCTTTTTTGAATGGGCCGAAGTATTTGGCAACTACTATGGCACCTCGCGCCGCGTGATTGAACAGACGCTGGCACAAGGGATTGATGTGTTTTTGGATATCGACTGGCAAGGCGCCCAGCAGATTAAACAGCAGATGCCAGAAGCCATTGGCATCTTTATCCTGCCACCATCGCGTGACGAGCTACAACGCCGTTTGACTGGCCGTGGTCAGGACAGCGCCGAAGTAATTGCTGCCCGAATGGATAAGGCGGTATCCGAGATGTCACATTACAATGAATATGATTTCGTGATCGTTAACGACGATTTCGAAATCGCGTTAACTGATCTGCGGGCAATAATCCGCAGTCAACGACTCACACAAGCTAGTCAAACAATCACCCACAGTGATATGCTTAAGGGTCTATTGGCAGAGTGA
- the ccmA gene encoding cytochrome c biogenesis heme-transporting ATPase CcmA, with the protein MTKQDSIALLSASGLTCIREERILFDELSFTINSGDIVQIEGPNGAGKTSLLRILAGLSRPYAGEVLYLDEAITRCRDEFNEDLLYLGHLAGVKSELTAEENLYFNLRVSGYDQFDARDILSNVNLTGFEDALAGHLSAGQHRRTALARLWHTNSRIWILDEPFTAIDKRGVAELEQLFLQHADNGGCVIVTTHQDMGIISEERLRKIRLEYRFV; encoded by the coding sequence GTGACAAAACAAGACTCCATAGCATTGCTGTCAGCCAGTGGTCTCACCTGTATTCGTGAAGAGCGAATTCTGTTTGATGAACTGAGCTTTACCATTAACAGCGGTGACATAGTACAAATCGAAGGACCGAACGGTGCCGGTAAAACCAGCTTATTGCGTATTCTTGCAGGGCTGTCCCGTCCATATGCGGGTGAGGTGCTTTATCTCGATGAGGCGATCACTCGCTGTCGTGATGAGTTCAATGAAGATCTGTTGTATCTCGGTCATTTAGCTGGCGTAAAAAGTGAACTAACTGCGGAAGAAAACCTCTACTTTAATCTACGAGTGAGCGGTTACGACCAGTTTGATGCGCGCGATATTCTCAGCAACGTCAATTTAACCGGTTTTGAGGACGCGTTAGCAGGTCATTTGTCTGCAGGTCAGCATCGTCGCACGGCGTTGGCAAGGCTGTGGCATACCAATAGCCGGATCTGGATCCTCGATGAGCCCTTTACCGCTATCGATAAGCGCGGCGTGGCCGAATTGGAACAGTTATTTTTGCAACATGCCGATAATGGTGGCTGTGTCATCGTCACCACGCACCAAGATATGGGCATTATTTCAGAAGAGCGGTTACGCAAAATCCGCTTGGAATATCGGTTTGTATAG
- a CDS encoding heme ABC transporter permease: MWKWLHPYAEPQRAYRLAGKFIPWLSILAILMLLTGTTWGMVFSPTDYQQGDSYRIIFVHVPAASMSMSAYVGMAIAAFIGLVWQIKLADWMAASIAPVGAVITFIALVTGSTWGKPMWGTWWVWDARLTSELVLLFLYLGVISLYASFEDKVLASRAAGILSIVGVINIPIIKYSVDWWNSLHQGSIKMTGKTAMPPDMLVPLVINILGFGVMIGALSLIRFRAEILARNGMRPWVRDLALAEGAK, from the coding sequence ATGTGGAAATGGTTGCATCCTTATGCTGAGCCGCAACGGGCTTATCGGTTAGCAGGGAAATTTATTCCTTGGCTGTCTATTCTTGCCATCCTTATGCTGTTAACTGGCACAACTTGGGGCATGGTATTTTCACCTACCGATTATCAGCAAGGTGATAGTTATCGCATCATCTTTGTGCACGTACCAGCAGCGTCTATGTCAATGTCAGCTTATGTAGGCATGGCGATCGCGGCGTTTATTGGTTTGGTGTGGCAAATCAAATTAGCCGACTGGATGGCAGCGTCGATTGCGCCCGTTGGTGCAGTGATTACCTTCATTGCGTTGGTTACTGGCTCTACCTGGGGCAAGCCAATGTGGGGCACTTGGTGGGTGTGGGATGCACGCCTAACATCTGAGTTAGTACTGCTATTTCTCTACCTAGGTGTGATCTCGCTCTATGCTTCGTTCGAAGATAAGGTTTTAGCCTCACGCGCTGCTGGTATTTTATCTATAGTAGGTGTTATTAATATTCCAATTATCAAATATTCAGTTGATTGGTGGAATTCGCTGCATCAAGGCTCAATCAAGATGACCGGTAAAACGGCCATGCCGCCGGATATGTTAGTGCCATTAGTGATTAACATTCTTGGCTTTGGCGTCATGATTGGCGCGTTAAGTTTGATTCGTTTCCGCGCTGAAATCTTAGCCCGTAATGGTATGCGTCCATGGGTTAGAGATCTGGCATTGGCTGAGGGAGCAAAATGA
- a CDS encoding phosphotransferase enzyme family protein, with protein sequence MLTDVQQIQQKILPHYLPESQLACAALTVVPLGNGHINQTWLVRTMQQAFVLQQINTQVFPAPWAVVENADLIARHLQQQQQVGSYALQITTPVRTLDNALAVDDAELGFWRAISCISDSHSIEQMRNPEQARQTAFAFGSFAAAMAEFDAKQLQETIGDFRNLAARMRLLTQQIQRDSHHRVADCQQWLDFAFSQQHVLAEVAEIEAKLPLRTCHNDTKINNLLFDTRQQPRAVVDLDTCMSGYLMYDFGDMVRSCCASVAEDSTCLNDINLLPDYFAAISQGWLQALAPMMTHVERDSLWLGVKVVTLMLAVRFLTDYLAGDCYFRISHDGHNLERAINQFTLYQRLLEQESQLQTLICS encoded by the coding sequence ATGTTGACCGATGTGCAGCAAATCCAACAAAAAATATTGCCACATTATCTGCCTGAGTCGCAGTTGGCTTGTGCTGCGTTGACGGTTGTACCGCTAGGTAATGGCCACATCAATCAGACGTGGTTAGTGCGCACCATGCAGCAGGCGTTTGTGCTGCAGCAGATTAATACCCAGGTCTTTCCAGCGCCTTGGGCGGTGGTCGAAAATGCGGATCTGATAGCACGTCATCTGCAGCAACAGCAGCAAGTAGGCAGCTACGCACTGCAAATCACCACGCCTGTTCGTACGCTGGACAATGCCCTAGCTGTCGACGATGCCGAACTTGGTTTTTGGCGCGCAATATCGTGTATCTCTGATAGTCACAGTATTGAGCAGATGCGCAATCCCGAACAAGCGCGGCAAACGGCGTTTGCTTTTGGCAGCTTTGCGGCGGCAATGGCGGAATTTGATGCCAAGCAACTGCAAGAAACCATTGGTGATTTTCGTAATTTAGCCGCGCGGATGCGGCTGCTAACGCAACAAATTCAGCGCGATAGCCATCATCGGGTGGCGGATTGTCAGCAATGGCTGGATTTTGCCTTTTCGCAGCAGCACGTGTTGGCTGAAGTGGCGGAGATAGAAGCCAAACTGCCGCTACGCACCTGCCATAACGACACCAAAATTAACAACTTGCTGTTTGATACTCGCCAGCAACCCAGAGCGGTGGTGGATTTAGATACCTGCATGTCAGGCTATTTAATGTATGACTTCGGCGATATGGTACGTAGCTGTTGTGCTTCGGTCGCCGAGGATTCTACCTGCCTCAACGATATCAACCTTTTGCCCGACTACTTTGCCGCCATCAGCCAAGGCTGGTTACAGGCGTTAGCGCCCATGATGACCCACGTAGAGCGCGACAGTCTGTGGTTGGGAGTGAAGGTGGTGACACTGATGTTGGCGGTGCGCTTTCTCACCGATTATCTTGCCGGAGATTGTTATTTTCGTATTAGCCATGATGGTCATAATCTCGAACGTGCCATTAATCAATTTACCCTCTACCAACGCTTGTTGGAGCAAGAGTCGCAACTGCAGACGCTCATTTGTAGTTGA
- the ccmB gene encoding heme exporter protein CcmB produces MKRGISFTQAFLTLLMRDLKIAVRHRGDIFNPLLFFIIVVTLFPLGIGSEAKILSRVAPGVIWVAALLASMLSLERLFKADYNDGSLEQMLLSPQPLQLLVLAKVLAHWLLTGLPLIIIAPLLAVLLHMEDSAYPALIQTLLLGTPILSLLGAIGVALTVGLRKGGVLLSLLILPLYIPVLIFATGAIEFAASNQPYDGQLAIIAALLVGSLVLAPFAIGASLRVSTN; encoded by the coding sequence ATGAAAAGAGGCATCAGTTTTACCCAGGCATTCCTAACCCTGCTCATGCGGGATTTAAAAATTGCCGTGCGTCATCGCGGCGACATCTTTAACCCATTGCTGTTTTTTATCATCGTAGTAACGCTATTCCCGCTGGGGATTGGCTCCGAGGCGAAAATCCTCAGCCGCGTTGCACCTGGGGTGATTTGGGTAGCGGCGCTGTTAGCGTCAATGCTCTCCCTTGAACGTCTATTTAAGGCCGATTATAACGATGGCAGCCTAGAGCAAATGCTGCTTAGCCCGCAGCCGCTGCAGCTGCTGGTGTTAGCTAAGGTGCTGGCACATTGGCTGTTAACCGGTTTACCGCTGATTATCATTGCCCCTTTATTGGCGGTGCTGCTGCACATGGAAGACAGTGCCTATCCTGCGCTGATCCAAACCCTGCTGCTCGGTACCCCCATTTTGAGTTTATTGGGTGCAATTGGGGTGGCATTAACCGTGGGATTACGCAAAGGCGGCGTATTGCTGAGTTTGTTGATCCTGCCGCTTTATATTCCAGTGTTGATTTTCGCTACTGGTGCGATTGAATTTGCTGCGTCGAATCAGCCTTACGATGGTCAGTTGGCAATTATCGCTGCGCTACTGGTCGGTTCTTTGGTGTTGGCACCGTTTGCAATTGGTGCCTCTTTACGTGTGAGTACTAACTAA
- the ccmE gene encoding cytochrome c maturation protein CcmE has translation MNARRKKRLVLASTLVVGVAAVASLLLYALNSNLNLFYTPSEIVNGKVDTGVKPKVGDRIRIGGMVTEGSLVRDPKSLHISFNVHDAAGGQVTVTFDDLLPDLFREGQGVVAQGVLVGPGQLEATEVLAKHDENYMPPEVAAAMGQDHQKMQYTEAQKSGG, from the coding sequence ATGAACGCAAGACGCAAAAAGAGATTAGTGCTCGCAAGCACATTAGTTGTTGGGGTTGCCGCAGTGGCTTCACTGTTGCTGTACGCACTGAACTCTAACTTGAACCTGTTTTACACCCCATCTGAAATCGTTAACGGTAAAGTGGATACCGGTGTTAAGCCAAAAGTGGGCGATCGTATCCGTATCGGCGGTATGGTGACTGAAGGTTCATTGGTGCGCGATCCTAAGAGTCTGCACATTAGCTTTAATGTACATGATGCAGCAGGCGGCCAAGTTACGGTGACTTTTGATGACTTGCTGCCAGACTTGTTCCGCGAAGGGCAAGGCGTTGTTGCACAAGGTGTTTTGGTGGGTCCAGGCCAACTGGAAGCGACCGAAGTACTGGCAAAGCATGATGAAAACTACATGCCACCAGAAGTTGCTGCGGCGATGGGTCAAGACCATCAGAAAATGCAGTACACTGAAGCACAAAAGTCTGGCGGCTAA
- a CDS encoding c-type cytochrome, whose product MKKMCVIAVVAASLFSLSSYAADGQAVYNKSCMFCHASGVGGAPRAHDEAAWKSLMDKGMPALLKSVKEGKGNMPANAMCSSCSEDDFKASIDFMAKKKS is encoded by the coding sequence ATGAAAAAGATGTGCGTGATAGCCGTCGTCGCGGCCAGTTTATTCTCTCTCTCAAGTTACGCTGCCGACGGTCAGGCGGTGTACAACAAATCTTGTATGTTCTGCCATGCCAGTGGCGTTGGTGGCGCACCACGTGCCCATGACGAAGCTGCCTGGAAATCGCTGATGGACAAAGGTATGCCCGCGTTGCTCAAATCAGTAAAAGAAGGCAAAGGTAATATGCCGGCCAACGCCATGTGCAGCAGCTGCAGCGAAGACGACTTTAAAGCATCTATCGACTTTATGGCGAAAAAGAAAAGCTGA
- the rpoZ gene encoding DNA-directed RNA polymerase subunit omega: MARVTVEDAVKQIGNRFDMIMVAARRARQIAVQGKDPLVEEENDKPTVIALREIELGLVNAQTLEADERQSVREREAAEIAAVAAIAEGHNSSSL; this comes from the coding sequence ATGGCTCGCGTAACTGTAGAAGACGCCGTTAAACAGATCGGCAACCGTTTTGACATGATCATGGTTGCAGCACGTCGCGCACGTCAGATCGCTGTTCAAGGCAAAGATCCGCTTGTTGAAGAAGAAAATGACAAGCCAACAGTGATCGCACTGCGTGAAATCGAACTGGGTCTGGTTAACGCTCAGACTTTAGAAGCTGATGAGCGCCAAAGCGTTCGTGAGCGTGAAGCTGCTGAAATCGCAGCGGTTGCGGCAATCGCTGAAGGCCACAACTCTTCTTCTCTATAA
- the ccmD gene encoding heme exporter protein CcmD has protein sequence MMQAQFQSVSDFFNMGGYGFYVWLSYGVAYGALAILIGFTMTRKGRVLKEIAAKAKREQRLAQHRSAKE, from the coding sequence ATGATGCAAGCACAATTTCAGTCTGTTTCTGACTTTTTCAATATGGGTGGCTATGGCTTTTATGTCTGGCTGTCTTACGGTGTCGCCTACGGCGCACTGGCAATTTTGATCGGTTTTACCATGACTCGCAAAGGTCGAGTCTTAAAAGAGATTGCGGCTAAAGCTAAGCGTGAGCAACGTTTGGCACAACATCGGAGTGCGAAAGAATGA
- the yjjG gene encoding pyrimidine 5'-nucleotidase yields MNAHYSQFDWIVFDADETLFHFDALRGLQLTFAAYGFDFSHAEFDRYKAVNIALWQAYERGEVVAAEVQVQRFEYWGNLLNQPPMSLNQHYLRTMGEICEMLPGAASLLTRLAGKVRLGIITNGFASLQPVRLERMGITDIIDLLVVSELVGVAKPEQGIFDYALKQMGDVAAERVLMVGDNLYTDIKGGNNAGMKTCWLNNGNYPLPDDVAPTWVVPSMHHLERLLFPVED; encoded by the coding sequence GTGAACGCACATTACAGCCAGTTTGATTGGATCGTATTTGATGCTGATGAAACGCTGTTCCATTTTGATGCGCTACGTGGCTTGCAGCTGACCTTTGCTGCCTACGGTTTTGACTTCTCCCATGCTGAATTTGACCGCTATAAAGCGGTCAATATTGCCCTATGGCAGGCCTATGAACGGGGTGAGGTGGTTGCCGCAGAAGTGCAAGTGCAACGGTTTGAATATTGGGGAAATTTGCTGAACCAACCCCCAATGAGTTTGAATCAGCACTATCTACGCACCATGGGCGAAATCTGCGAGATGCTGCCTGGTGCCGCCTCGTTACTGACCCGTTTAGCCGGTAAAGTGAGACTTGGGATTATCACCAACGGTTTTGCTTCACTGCAGCCGGTGCGACTAGAGCGGATGGGCATTACCGATATTATTGATTTGCTGGTGGTGTCTGAGCTGGTTGGGGTGGCTAAACCGGAGCAGGGCATCTTCGACTACGCGCTAAAGCAAATGGGCGATGTCGCAGCCGAGCGCGTGTTAATGGTGGGCGATAATCTCTATACCGATATTAAAGGCGGCAACAATGCAGGGATGAAGACTTGCTGGCTCAATAATGGTAATTACCCGCTACCCGATGATGTAGCGCCGACTTGGGTTGTGCCGAGTATGCACCATCTCGAGCGGTTGCTGTTTCCGGTAGAAGATTGA
- a CDS encoding alanine/glycine:cation symporter family protein gives MTFAEATSAFAAYAWGPHMLFLLVGGGLFFLFYSGFAPFRYLKHAINILRGKYDEPNAEGQISHLGALSSAMAGTVGMGNIGGVALAMVAGGPGAIFWMWVSAIVGMATKFFTCTLAIMYRGHDDQGVVRGGPMYIITEGLGPKWKPLAVFFAVVGMMGNFPLFNTNQLVTIVKEWVVLGPDNMGTGGASDHFWLQLGLGAIIMVVVGSVVLGGITRIAAVATKAVPTMIVIYVGCAVYVIGSHIEQVPGYLAQIVTDAFSMKSVAGGILGTLLIGVKRAAFSNEAGIGTEVMAHGSAKTAQPVKEGLVAMLGPAIDTLLVCTATALIILISGVWQQGGVDGISLSSRAFEETMPGVGPYLLLLCVVFFAITTIITQAFYGSQCFRFLCGSRYVPLYQSFFLLTILFAATTSLNNVVNLIDGAYALMAIPTMISAVLLAPKVKVAAKQYFASLKQQ, from the coding sequence ATGACGTTTGCTGAAGCGACCTCCGCGTTCGCCGCTTATGCCTGGGGCCCACACATGCTGTTTTTGCTGGTGGGCGGCGGGCTTTTTTTCCTGTTTTATTCTGGTTTTGCGCCATTTCGTTACCTAAAACACGCTATCAATATTCTGCGGGGTAAATATGATGAACCCAATGCGGAAGGGCAGATCAGCCATCTCGGGGCTTTGTCGAGTGCCATGGCGGGTACGGTCGGGATGGGCAATATTGGCGGTGTAGCCTTGGCGATGGTTGCCGGCGGACCGGGCGCGATATTTTGGATGTGGGTCAGTGCGATTGTGGGCATGGCGACCAAATTCTTTACTTGTACCTTAGCGATTATGTATCGCGGTCATGACGATCAAGGCGTGGTACGCGGTGGCCCAATGTATATCATCACCGAAGGTTTAGGCCCAAAATGGAAACCACTGGCAGTGTTCTTTGCGGTGGTGGGGATGATGGGCAACTTTCCGTTATTCAACACCAATCAGCTGGTGACCATTGTAAAAGAGTGGGTGGTGTTAGGGCCTGATAACATGGGCACTGGTGGCGCGTCAGACCACTTTTGGCTGCAGCTCGGCCTTGGTGCCATCATCATGGTGGTAGTGGGCAGCGTGGTGCTTGGTGGTATTACGCGAATTGCGGCGGTTGCCACTAAAGCGGTGCCGACCATGATTGTGATTTATGTTGGCTGTGCTGTGTATGTAATCGGTTCGCATATCGAGCAAGTGCCCGGTTATTTAGCCCAGATTGTGACCGATGCTTTCTCGATGAAATCTGTCGCAGGTGGCATTCTCGGTACCTTATTGATTGGGGTAAAGCGCGCGGCATTTTCCAATGAAGCGGGGATCGGCACTGAAGTGATGGCGCACGGCAGTGCGAAAACTGCCCAGCCGGTCAAAGAGGGCTTGGTGGCCATGTTAGGCCCTGCGATTGATACCCTACTAGTGTGTACGGCAACGGCGCTGATTATTCTGATCTCTGGCGTATGGCAACAAGGTGGCGTCGATGGCATCAGCCTGTCGAGCCGCGCCTTTGAGGAAACTATGCCGGGTGTCGGCCCTTACCTGCTGCTGTTGTGCGTGGTGTTCTTTGCGATTACCACCATCATCACCCAAGCATTTTATGGCAGTCAGTGTTTCCGCTTCCTGTGTGGCAGCCGTTATGTGCCCTTGTATCAAAGCTTCTTTTTGCTAACAATTTTGTTTGCGGCAACGACCAGTTTGAACAATGTCGTCAATCTGATTGATGGGGCTTATGCCTTGATGGCGATACCGACGATGATTTCTGCGGTATTATTGGCTCCTAAGGTAAAAGTGGCCGCTAAGCAATATTTTGCCAGCTTGAAACAGCAATGA